The following proteins are encoded in a genomic region of Pungitius pungitius chromosome 17, fPunPun2.1, whole genome shotgun sequence:
- the LOC119218843 gene encoding cortexin domain-containing 1 protein-like: protein MDRAPRPAPLLEVDVDLGFALFFLFLLCFFLLVTVVRCAQTVADPYGSFSTSTYQEEQIT, encoded by the coding sequence ATGGACCGAGCTCCCCGGCCCGCACCGCTGTTGGAGGTGGACGTGGACCTGGGCTtcgctctcttcttcctcttcctcctgtgttTCTTTCTGCTGGTGACGGTGGTACGCTGTGCTCAGACTGTAGCAGATCCTTAcggctccttctccacctcgaCCTACCAGGAGGAGCAGATCACCTGA